CTAAAATATGCGAAATCATTACCCTTGTAGTAACCTTTGACGCATATAGACATTCGAAAATTGCCACGGCTAGTTTTAGGTTGTGCATAAGCATGGCTGTTTGATTATCTGAGTAATGGTTGTGGTCTCTCTTTCACAGTAACGAGTTTGAATTGCACATGCATAATTATTTGCAACTGATGCTAAGTTTAGAGTTCAATAGCTTGTACGAAGAATACAAAAAATCAATCCTTAACCGATAATACCGGCATTTTCtacaacaaagaaagaaaaaatgcaaTACAATATCTACACAGCCGATAGTAGTTCCGATTCTTGCGACAAGTACTTATCTCCTTCCTCACTTGCACTACTGCTTCTATCTTTCATGCTGCTGACAGTAGGTGTTAATTCAGCTAGCAATTCATTTTGTGTTGCCTCCACATTCTCACCTAGCAATACAGCAACCACCTCTCTCATAGTAGGTCGTCGGAGAGGATCCGGGTGACAACAAGTTAAGCCTAGTTTCAACATAGCTTCCATTTCGTCCTCCGAATACTGCCCCTTAATCCTATCATCTGCGGCCTCACACAATCTCCCTTCCCTGTACTTTTGTCTAACCCAATCAATCAACACTTCCTCTTCCTCCACCACAAACCTTGTGTCAATCGGCCTTCGCCCACACGCCACCTCCAACACCACCACCCCAAAACTATAAACATCACTAGCTGCAGTTGGTGTAGCCCTTGTCACAACTTCAGGTGCCAAGTACCCTAATGTACCTACCACTCTAGTTGTATTTGGCACACCACCATGAGTATACAACTTTGctagcccaaaatcacccaatctCCCTCTCATTTCACTATCTAACAAAACATTGCTAGATTTAATATCCCTATGTACAACCACTTGTTCCCAACCATGATGTAAATAGTTCAAACCCTCGGCAACATCAGCTAGGACCCTCCTCCTGTCTACCCAATTCATAACCTTCTCTGGCTTATCAAATATCCATTTATTCAGACTTCCATTAGGCATATAATCATACACAATCATAAGTTCATTCCCTTTCCTACACCACCCTCTCATTTGTACTAAATTCTTGTGTTGAAGCCTCCCGATAGTCGATATCTCAGCCATGAATTCCCTAATCCCTTGCCTTGAGTCATGGTTCACACACTTCACCGCCACTTCTGTGTTATTAGATAGTGTTCCTTTGTATACTTTACCAAATCCACCAGCCCCAAGTAGCTCATCTTTAGAAAAACCTTTTGTAGCTTGGTTAAGCTCTTCATATGAAAATCTATGAGGCCAATACTCGAGTTCCCAATCTTCAATTACATCCTCTTCCTCCTTACCCCTCCTCTTCCACCAAACCCAATAAAATACACACAAACAACCTAACACAGCCACTACACAACCAATTACAATTCCAGCAATAGAGCCGGGAGATAACGAAGACGTCGAATTTTCCAGCTGAAAAATAGGCAAATTCGTAGTATTAATATCCCTTGCAACTCCAGAATCACTGAAACTCCAAGCTAAAACTCTTTGTGCCTCAATCCATTGAGTCTTGGAAGCAGAGAACCCAACAAACATATCAGCAGACGTGTAATTTGCAATTATGGGTTTTTTATAACTTAACATAGTCCTAACGGGCCGTGACATACCAGCAGGAGCTATAGTAACATTAATCTCGAATTCAGGCCCATTGAAATCGATCCAAACATGAATATTTTGTCCACTTCGCATATTTAAAGGCACGAAAGAATCACTAGCATTACCAGAAGAATTATAATATCCAGCCGTTTGAGTAACGACAGATTCGATGCTGTTAAGATCAATCCCGACATGGTTTCTATCCGGATCATTGAATTCCGGGTTACGACCCGTATCAAACTCGACGGCGAGAAGTGGGGCGACGGTATGAACGGTGGCGTTAGTGAAAAGTCCAAAGTATTGGCTGGAGAGAGCGTTAGGTGGGGAAGTGGAAGCTGAAAGAACAAAAGCAAGGCCGAAACCGGGACTAGAGGGATCATCGGGGAGAATAGAGAAGATGAATTGGGTAGAAAAAGAGGAGGAAATGGAAGTAGAATTGGAAGTGGATTTGATAGGAATTGGAGATGGGTAAAAAGCGCGGCCACGGGAAAATTGGTTAGAGTCGTTGGTAAGGCGGATTACTGGTGGCTCAAGGCGAGCATCGTCGATGAGGTTTAGAACTGGGGTGGAGTTGGCAGTAAAGGAATTGAAGAGAAATTCGAGAGCAGAAATACATGGGAAAATTGTAAGATTGATGAGAATGAATAGTAGTGGTAGCATATTTTTGGATTTGCATAAGAGGAGAAGAGAATTGTGGGAAGGAAACTGGGAAAGGTGTTGACGACGTAGTCCTTTGAAGGGAAGAGACTATCGCTGTTtctgtgaaaatgatgaagaTGACTAAGCTCAAACATCCTTTGACTATGTCTAATTAtcaaaatcaaataaacaaataaaatcaaatacagCATTAACCCTTTGCACAGCTCCACAAAAGAACACCTACAAGAAGAAAAAGTCTCGTACAAGTTTGTTGTAAAATTCATATATTTACATACTGGTAGTTTCTTCTAGAATTTCATCTTTGCATAAAATTcggtatttatttttatttaatatttaatttcgCAATAACTTTATGCATAATTAATTTATTCTCCTGTAATCAATATAATGTTTGGTCTCTAGCATAACATAAACGAGAATCTATCAATATTTTATATTAGATAAAATGTTACATATGAATACATGTATTAAAAATACTTGAATAAGAGtaatgaaaaataatttattttaaaattagacAATTCCTATATAATAATTCATGTCTTATTATTCATAACCTTCTTATGTATAACAATTACTtactatattattatttactaTATAAACAATTCCTACATTATAATAATCTCCATAAAATTAGACCGTAAATCAGACTGTCCATAGTCCAATGACAAAAACGCTTAGCTGTCATGCTCTTCACAAAATAATTAGTGATCAAGAATTTATAAATCGAATTTCAAATTGTAATAATGCGATTTAAAATTTCAGTTCTTATCCGTGGATATTTTCTACTCATTTTTTATGCCACCCTGTCGTAAGAAGGAGATCTTAATTATGTTCACCCAAATTAATTAATAGCATAACTAAAGAGTGGAAAAACCACTCACTGGCCATTGGCAGCTGCGACGGAAACATGTCACGTTTGGCTGCACCTCCCTTTTAGAAAAATTAACTGATAAGATTCTACAACGATTTGCAGACATTTGTGTTAGTAAATCTGtattactataataaataaatagaatattaaattttttaaaacaaaagaagaaacagaaaattagTAGTAACAAAATGTCGAAATAATGAAGTTGAATTTGAAATATAATTTCGGAATAAAATCGAGTTCActgaatgcacagtgtgtttttaaaaaaattattcccctcaagtattCGAGGTACTGGAATATTATCCTCCTAGGATATAATGATTTAACTCACcagagtgttggtaccaaaaacaCCGATGAAACAGCgaaccactcgaaggctgtaaaccAACTAGAATTAtaattgtgcagaagaagaagaagaagttcgtaaggaaagattctggatcaaggcatatttatagccattttctggaactgtttctgaaaatgtttgcaacctttcagaaacagtcaTGGCTATTGGAACATGTGGGAATGTTTCCGGTTTGAAATATtccgaaaaaaataatttaaaataatccgggaaagaaacAGACCGGGTTGCGGGTCCAGGGTTATTCCAGTTtgaattttcgttaattaattaaataattgaaagaaattttgtccaaaaagattaatcaatcaatcgatctttgaccaaatccgaagccgaagtcgAGCGACGATGACGATGCGAGGCTTACTTTCTTTCCAATCCATTTTACACCAAAGGAAGTGTTTTCTCAATATAAACacattcctttttcttttcgCCACTAATGAGGGACACTTGCTCTTTCCAAAGCAAAAAGGAACTCACTTTCCCTCCACTTTCTTCCCTCCATTTCGCATTCACCAATCTTTTAAACCCAATAATCCCCCACGTGAGTGAGGAATGGCTATAAGacaaaggaatgcacggacgagTGTGTGATTTACATGCAacgattaattgcatctggataagtaggtttccctttgaactttccgtagtgaacttacaTCGGATATACTTGGtcatcggtagatttgatatctttgaaccgtcgaattttgttgtatacctagacaacataagtcacacaatcaacccttaaccatctatggttctcgtggttgtgttcgttttagccatgaaaaccgcctggtttcatgagtgcttagagaatgggtcTTTattttcattccccttgaagcggcttacacttcacactcatataggtgatttctaaacgtgtaatcctatagacatacTATCTCGtcattttctggcaaacttagcaaatcattaaaaaactgTAAGCttttattgactcatcaaaaaacCTTAATGCTTTACCCTGATTTCTGaatattgtcttcatcacgagaatggattGAGTTATTTGACATTGTTGAACCGTcaatcataactttgtttgatctctttgaacctagctcttgggatctcAAGTCtactaggtagagttaccgccatgatgacttgtcctaggccttAATCCTATTTCcttcgatgatctttcaactgcctatCTAGATAGGCCTTTTTGTAAATGGAtctgacacgttatctcttgaatttatatagtcaatcgtgataacaccactagagagtagttgcctaacggtattgtgtcttcGTCGTATGTGACGaaattttccgttatacataacgatctctgccctgcctattgccgtttgactatcacaatgtatacatataggtgccaaaggtttggaccaaaatggaatatcttccaagaaattccggagccattcaacttcttcatcGGCCTTATCTAAAGTTATGAATTCAAattccattgtagaacgagcgatgcacgtttgtttggatgatttctaagacactgctccacccccaattgtaaAAACATATACACTTGTGGATTTAACTTAGGAGATTCGgtaatccaatttgcatcactatatccctcgatcacagagggatatttgttataatgcagaGCATAATCTTGGGTATGTTTCAGATACCCCCAAACGTGTTCCGTTGCCATCCAatatatttgattgggattaattgtaaaccgactcagttctCTAATaacacatgctatatctggtcgtgtacaattcatgatatacatcaaacctCCTAATACTTTTGCATAGTCCAGTTGtaagtcactttcaccttcattcttttgaagtgcacaactcacgtcaattggagttttggcaatcttgaaatccaaataattgaacttgtcaagtactttttcaatgtagtgagactgtgataatgctagaccttgtggagtcttgtgaattctgatttctaagatcacatcagcaactcttAAGTCCTTCATGTCGAATTTGCTAgctagcatacgcttagtagcatttatatctgccatatttttgctcattatcGACATGTCAttaacatataagcaaataatgacttcatgacctggattgtttttaatgtaaactcatttatcacatttgttgattttaaacccacttgccaacattgtttggtcaaatttggcatgccattatttgggtgcttgtttaagtccataaagtgacttaacaagttttcacacttttatttctttactCAGAACCACAAAACTCTCatgttgttccatgtaaatctcttcctccaattctccatttaataaagttattttaacatccatttgatggatttcaagaccatacacggaaGTCattgccactaacaccctaatagatgctatcctcgttactggcgagtaagtgtcaaagtaatcaaggtcttccttttgtctataacctttgacaagaagttttgccttatatttgtcaatagtgccatcagctttcattttctgtttaaagatccatttcgaacttAATGGCTTATTTCATaaaggaagatcaaccaattcccacatatggttatccaaaattgattgaatctcattGACTGCCTCTTTACAAAATGTTGAAtaagaagatgacatagctgctttaaaagtttgaggctcattttcaagcaagaatgtcacaaaatctggtccaaaggaagtagatgttctttgacattTGCTACGCCTTAGATCCTCTTCatttggagtattttcctttggttcttcccgtggtcgtttaggtctttcacttaacgactcgcattcagttttatacggatagatgctttcaaataattcagcattatctgattcaattaccgtattaacatgaatttcgggattatcatatttatgaaccaaaaaccggcatgctttactgtttgtagcatatccaatgaaattATAATCCACCGTTTTTAGTATGCTTTTTACCCTTTTGGGAAAATatacttgtacctttgctaaacACCCctacactttgaaatatttcaagttgaattttcttccttttcatttttcatatggaatagattgtgttttgctgtggggtactctgttgagtattcggttagctgtaaggatagcttctcCCCACAAACTATGCGGTAATCTGGAACTTATTAGTAAAGAATTATTCATTTCCTTTAATGTACGATtttttctttccgcaattccattggattgaggtatTTAGGGCTctgtagtttgatggataattctatattccgaacatatttctgcaaacggagattcatattctccacccgaTCACTTctaattattttgatatttttattcaattgattctccactttattcttgtattgcttaaatgcttcaattgcttcgtccttactattaagcaaataaatataacaatatcgagtacaatcgtcaataaaagttataaaatactttttcccacctcgagatagtgttgacttcatatcacaaatgccagtatgaattaagtctaaagaatttgaattcctttcaacatacttataaggatgttttataaacttagattcaacacatatttgacattttgatttattacactcgaatttaggcaatacttctaaattaattaactttcgcaaggttttgtaattgacatatCCTAAACGAATATGTCATAAATTATTTggctccaataaataagaagaagctggaATTTTATtaatactgtcaacaaccattacattgagtttgaaaaggccctctgtgaggtaaCCCTTTTCAACAtatatttcattcttgcttacaacaactttgtcagatacaaatacacatttgaatccattatTAACAAGTAAAGAAGGTGAAACCAAAATTTTTCTAATATTatgaacatgaagaacgttgttgagcgttaataCCTTACCGTAaatcatcttcaggaatatcttcccataaccctcaatcttggctgttgcagtatttttcatggaaagctcttcttcgggaccagcagtagagtaactcgcaaatgcttctttgacagcacaaacatgtcgagtggctccagaatcaatccaccactccttcggattttcaactaggttgcattccgaaaacattgcacacagatcatcaatgtcatcattcttctatgttggcatgtccctttttcctatatttttttgggagacgacaatcaggaGCTTTTGTGACCAACTTTTCCGCAATTGTAGCAATTGCTCTTGAATTTTTTCTTGTTCTGCTTCTTAATCTGTCCAGAAGACATCTTTCTcctcttactttttggagcagtctcttcaatgatattagctcccataatcgttgaatttccacgagacttcttcttggctattttgttgtcttcctcgatcttgagacgaatcacaagatcttccaacttcatttctttgcgcttgtgctttagatagtttttgaaatctctccacgaaggaggtaatttttcaatcattgcagccacttgaaatgcttcattcataCCTACCATACATTCATCAACAaggtcgtgaaaaataagttgaagctcttgaacttgggttccaacagttttgttgtccatcattttatagtctagaaacttggcaacaaCAAATtttttcaagcatgcatcttcagttttgtacttcttctcaagtatgtcccataattctttcgaagtttTCATAGCACTGtagacattgtacaagtcatcctccaaAATACTTAGGatgtagcctttgcaaagaaagtCTGCATATTTCCACAACTCAACAATCATAAACTTCTCATTGTCCGGTATGTCGGCGGCAGGCACTGGAGGGTCTTCACTAGTGAACTTCTGCATACCAAGCGTGGTAcgccagaagaacaccctttgctgccatcctttgaaggtAGCTCCAGAAAATTTCCTCGGTTTCTCGGCCGGTGGCACATCAGTTCGGCTTGAtgaggctatcgtcgttgccgcaaTAGTCGCAGAAGGATTTCCATTATCATttgccatttctcactgtcaacaatagaagagttcaattaatagcaaaaaaaatagaataataaacaGTACTGTAATTAATGataaatagtacatttaataaataaaaccgaagtttttatatactgcttCACAtaaaacgatgaagtttttatgttcttcaaatcgtttctaAATTTTAATACTTCGATGACGTTTTTATATCTACAAATCAGAAATAaaaaaattcagaaggagtagaaaaccacacaggttttaatcttCAAAAATAGAATACAGATtacaatataaaaattaatttccttaataTTGTTAGTCAATCTGTAttactataataaataataaaacagtAAATTTCCTGAAacagaagaaaaaacaaaaaa
This DNA window, taken from Nicotiana tabacum cultivar K326 chromosome 4, ASM71507v2, whole genome shotgun sequence, encodes the following:
- the LOC107776595 gene encoding L-type lectin-domain containing receptor kinase S.1, producing the protein MLPLLFILINLTIFPCISALEFLFNSFTANSTPVLNLIDDARLEPPVIRLTNDSNQFSRGRAFYPSPIPIKSTSNSTSISSSFSTQFIFSILPDDPSSPGFGLAFVLSASTSPPNALSSQYFGLFTNATVHTVAPLLAVEFDTGRNPEFNDPDRNHVGIDLNSIESVVTQTAGYYNSSGNASDSFVPLNMRSGQNIHVWIDFNGPEFEINVTIAPAGMSRPVRTMLSYKKPIIANYTSADMFVGFSASKTQWIEAQRVLAWSFSDSGVARDINTTNLPIFQLENSTSSLSPGSIAGIVIGCVVAVLGCLCVFYWVWWKRRGKEEEDVIEDWELEYWPHRFSYEELNQATKGFSKDELLGAGGFGKVYKGTLSNNTEVAVKCVNHDSRQGIREFMAEISTIGRLQHKNLVQMRGWCRKGNELMIVYDYMPNGSLNKWIFDKPEKVMNWVDRRRVLADVAEGLNYLHHGWEQVVVHRDIKSSNVLLDSEMRGRLGDFGLAKLYTHGGVPNTTRVVGTLGYLAPEVVTRATPTAASDVYSFGVVVLEVACGRRPIDTRFVVEEEEVLIDWVRQKYREGRLCEAADDRIKGQYSEDEMEAMLKLGLTCCHPDPLRRPTMREVVAVLLGENVEATQNELLAELTPTVSSMKDRSSSASEEGDKYLSQESELLSAV